In Malus sylvestris chromosome 15, drMalSylv7.2, whole genome shotgun sequence, a single genomic region encodes these proteins:
- the LOC126602266 gene encoding uncharacterized protein LOC126602266, protein MMTKLSMSCSCNIPPPALPPIGPHQLAPILLKTSIQHRPRAVAVFAAKSGGFPLNSFLKKCESCGGKGAIECRGCKGTGRNKKNGNIFERWKCFDCQGFGMKGCPSCGQGGLTPEQRGER, encoded by the exons ATGATGACCAAACTCTCCATGTCTTGCTCTTGCAACATTCCTCCACCTGCACTTCCACCAATTGGTCCTCACCAGCTTGCTCCAATCCTCCTGAAAACAAGCATACAGCACAGGCCTAGGGCAGTTGCAGTTTTCGCTGCAAAATCTGGAGGATTTCCACTCAACTCG TTCTTGAAAAAGTGTGAAAGCTGTGGAGGTAAAGGTGCAATCGAATGCCGGGGATGCAAG GGGACGGGAAGGAATAAGAAGAATGGAAATATTTTTGAGCGATGGAA GTGTTTTGATTGCCAAGGATTCGGTATGAAGGGTTGCCCCAGCTGTGGACAAGGAGGACTAACCCCAGAACAAAGAGGAGAAAGATAA
- the LOC126602257 gene encoding uncharacterized protein LOC126602257 has protein sequence MQTPNTRRITNRPMYSNPCQSQSEIQYSYPPLELSLKPLITFEPQQNHSLSRSCSSTSIDTMVSDLFSPTSSSSSSLLMSGDYIGMESCVDVLSDDELSFGHRHHGCYSQRKEMLCWAQEKEKKRTYEELPPPIPLLARTENLTSHMPWVLKRHYTTDGRLILTEEKVRHHEYFRAHRSNGRLRLQLVPLDGQALVPPIICCNDEHEDEEVDDHDGYCSEYEDHVFYDDDLAAYDGDYDYDYDYDYDDDRDSDGTSVDGCHHHGDAEQIFDAVSSTTGLAGKCLNINAVRTRSCNLGVRAPAIRCVKDNTNGSRKVLLGQTARFGGLFRGHAGRVMTSAFCEPVGISFTHRVKLAACIFAIITAWEKGWSLYGWKRILSWSYFFSLNPFLLVGLCVLSGYIVVT, from the exons ATGCAGACCCCTAATACAAGGCGGATCACTAATAGACCCATGTATTCTAATCCATGCCAATCCCAATCCGAAATCCAATATTCCTATCCTCCTCTTGAATTGAGCCTCAAGCCCCTCATTACTTTTGAACCCCAACAAAACCATTCTCTTAGTAGAAGCTGCTCCTCCACCTCCATTGATACCATGGTCTCCGACTTATTTTCCccgacctcctcctcctcctcctcactaTTAATGTCTGGGGACTACATTGGCATGGAGTCCTGTGTCGACGTTCTAAGCGACgatgagttgagttttggtcaCCGTCATCATGGTTGTTATAGTCAGAGAAAAGAAATGTTATGTTGGGCgcaggagaaggagaagaagagaacTTATGAGGAACTTCCACCTCCGATTCCGTTGCTGGCGCGTACGGAGAATCTGACTTCTCACATGCCTTGGGTTTTAAAGAGGCACTACACCACCGATGGACGGTTGATTTTGACGGAGGAGAAGGTTAGGCACCATGAGTACTTCAGGGCCCACAGATCCAATGGCCGTCTTAGATTGCAGCTTGTCCCTCTTGATGGCCAGGCTTTGGTTCCGCCAATCATTTGTTGCAATGATGAGCATGAGGATGAGGAGGTGGATGATCATGATGGTTACTGTAGTGAGTACGAGGATCATGTATTCTACGATGACGATCTGGCTGCTTATGATGGTGATTATGATTACGATTACGATTATGATTATGACGATGACCGCGATAGTGATGGTACCAGTGTTGATGGTTGTCATCATCATGGTGATGCTGAACAAATATTTGATGCTGTTAGTTCAACAACTGGATTAGCTGGGAAGTGTCTCAATATCAATGCTGTGAGAACACGGTCGTGCAACTTGGGAGTGCGAGCGCCAGCGATCAG ATGTGTTAAGGACAATACAAATGGATCAAGAAAAGTCCTTCTGGGGCAAACAGCTAGATTTGGTGGGCTATTTCGAGGCCATGCTGGTCGAGTTATGACCAGCGCTTTTTGTGAGCCTGTCGGAATCTCCTTTACACATAGGGTTAAGCTTGCAGCCTGCATCTTTGCTATAATCACAGCTTGGGAGAAGGGTTGGTCACTTTATGGTTGGAAACGGATCCTAAGTTGGTCCTATTTCTTTTCTCTAAACCCCTTTCTGCTCGTTGGTCTCTGCGTTCTCAGTGGATACATTGTCGTGACCTAA